A genomic stretch from Pagrus major chromosome 3, Pma_NU_1.0 includes:
- the LOC140994057 gene encoding class I histocompatibility antigen, F10 alpha chain-like: MKLTSHQNMKILILLLLSCHFAFSVLHSLKHFITASTGIPNLPELVVTVEVDELLVGYCDSNKRMDVKQDIAKSFFTKNPERLEQYRQRCFQVLPNFYKAYTNILMRLFNQSGGVHVLQEMEGLEWDDETGEVKEYTQCGYDGEDLLSLDPNTFTWIALRPEAVNITLRWDANKDLTENYKIFFTQIYPEWLKEYVEYGRSVLLRTELPSVSLLQKTPSSPVSCLATGFYPHRASLVWRKDGEELHEEVDQGEILPNHDGTFQMSVDLNLSSVTPEDWTRYDCVFQLDGAKDDITKLEKYRIRTNWVKPSDMTVLVTAAVVVLALISAAGFIFYKKKKGPDNSVELSEQLNPET, encoded by the exons ATGAAACTTACTTCTCATCAAAACATGAAGATCCTTATTCTCTTGCTTCTCTCGTGCCACTTTGCATTCTCAG tgCTACACTCCCTGAAGCATTTCATAACTGCATCAACTGGAATCCCAAATCTCCCAGAACTTGTGGTGACAGTAGAAGTTGATGAACTTCTGGTGGGGTACTGTGACAGCAACAAAAGGATGGATGTAAAACAGGACATTGCTAAATCATTCTTCACAAAGAATCCTGAGCGGTTGGAGCAGTACAGACAAAGATGTTTCCAGGTTTTGCCAAACTTCTACAAAGCCTACACGAACATTTTGATGCGTCTCTTCAACCAAAGtggag gTGTCCATGTTTTACAAGAGATGGAGGGCCTTGAGTGGGATGATGAGactggagaagtcaaagaaTACACTCAGTGTGGTTATGATGGAGAAGACCTCTTGTCATTGGATCCAAATACATTTACATGGATCGCTCTAAGACCTGAAGCTGTCAACATCACACTGAGATGGGACGCCAATAAAGATTTAACAGAAAActataagattttttttactcagATTTATCCAGAGTGGCTGAAGGAGTATGTGGAGTATGGGAGGAGCGTTCTGCTGAGAACAG agcttccctcagtgtctctcctccagaagactccctcctctccagtcagctgcCTCGCTACAGGTTTCTACCCTCACAGAGCCTCACTCgtctggaggaaagatggagaggagcttcATGAGGAGGTGGACCAAGGAGAGATCCTCCCCAACCACGATGGAACCTTCCAGATGAGTGTTGACCTGAACCtttcatcagtcacacctgaagactggacgaggtacgactgtgtgtttcagctcgATGGTGCGAAGGACGACATCACCAAACTTGAAAAATATAGGATCAGGACCAACTGGG TGAAGCCCAGTGACATGACCGTCCtcgtcactgctgcagtggttgttcTTGCTCTCATCAGTGCTGCTGGATTCATCttttacaaaaagaagaaag GTCCTGACAACAGCGTAGAGCTCTCTGAACAGCTGAATCCAGAGAcctga